A stretch of the Actinomyces qiguomingii genome encodes the following:
- a CDS encoding response regulator transcription factor translates to MFARLLDHCLPAATSSTARLETLTSRQREVLTLIARGMSNTEIEAELGITRATRRSHVTALLSRLGARDRAQLVIAAYESGLVRAAKQP, encoded by the coding sequence GTGTTCGCCCGGCTGCTTGATCACTGCCTGCCCGCTGCGACCTCCTCGACTGCGCGCTTGGAGACCCTGACCTCGCGGCAACGCGAAGTGCTCACGCTGATCGCCCGCGGAATGTCGAACACCGAGATCGAGGCGGAACTTGGGATCACCCGCGCCACCCGTCGCAGTCACGTCACCGCCCTGCTGTCGCGACTGGGCGCCCGAGACCGGGCGCAACTGGTGATCGCCGCCTACGAGTCCGGGCTGGTGCGGGCCGCGAAGCAGCCGTAG
- a CDS encoding DUF3322 domain-containing protein, translating into MPGTAMRSPQEVRELLAVRYRRGVVTWLAAAGTAPNWPVALPLHPPTAAQARRDPAHVASWISAWEKADSGTLPWRVNFEERAWSGLGRQLVPVRVEINEPRAVAQLTGNLEDWDLLNGRVNHLAHQWGADTDAAREACATAVGQVLAAVRKCDAENFDRALRVIDWMAAHPDSGMLLRQVPVEGMDTKWLERHRSLVQTLLAARRELDALPGGRDLGLRQETRPRDVIVLDPALRPRAPGMPAGSAIRHLRIDSEQLAAMWTAGSRPAPGVVVVCENRQSLLSLPDMEGVIAIHGGGYAVDVMGALPWATRLPLVYWGDLDQDGFAILDRMRHHHGDVTSVLMDTATLDRHHSLCVPDPHPQAGRLTRLTAAEEQTRTALLDRGGVRLEQERIAWDWAEPHLRAAVVAVGASAGEYRADHYDDSSQRVI; encoded by the coding sequence ATGCCGGGCACGGCAATGCGTTCCCCGCAGGAGGTGCGCGAGCTGCTCGCCGTGCGCTACCGGCGCGGCGTCGTGACCTGGCTGGCGGCGGCGGGAACCGCCCCGAATTGGCCTGTGGCGCTGCCGCTGCACCCGCCCACCGCCGCGCAGGCCCGCAGGGACCCCGCGCACGTCGCCAGCTGGATCTCCGCCTGGGAGAAGGCCGACTCCGGAACCCTGCCCTGGCGGGTGAACTTCGAGGAACGCGCCTGGTCCGGCTTGGGTCGGCAGCTAGTGCCGGTGCGAGTGGAGATCAACGAGCCCCGGGCGGTGGCGCAACTGACCGGGAACCTGGAGGACTGGGATCTGCTCAACGGGCGCGTTAATCACCTAGCCCACCAGTGGGGAGCGGATACCGACGCCGCGCGGGAGGCCTGCGCGACTGCTGTCGGTCAGGTGCTGGCGGCGGTGCGCAAATGCGACGCGGAGAACTTCGACCGGGCACTGCGCGTCATCGACTGGATGGCCGCCCACCCCGATTCCGGCATGTTGCTGCGCCAGGTACCCGTGGAGGGTATGGACACCAAGTGGTTGGAGCGCCACCGCTCCCTGGTGCAGACGCTATTGGCGGCCCGCCGGGAGCTGGACGCTCTGCCCGGCGGTCGGGATCTGGGCCTGCGCCAGGAGACGCGGCCACGCGACGTGATAGTGCTTGATCCGGCGCTGCGCCCCCGGGCGCCGGGCATGCCCGCCGGTTCCGCCATCCGTCACCTGCGGATTGACTCTGAGCAGCTGGCAGCCATGTGGACGGCCGGCAGCCGCCCGGCCCCAGGGGTGGTCGTCGTGTGTGAGAACCGGCAATCACTGCTGTCGCTGCCGGACATGGAAGGCGTGATCGCCATACACGGGGGCGGTTACGCCGTGGACGTCATGGGCGCACTGCCCTGGGCTACCAGACTGCCCCTGGTGTACTGGGGCGACCTGGACCAGGACGGCTTCGCCATCCTGGATCGAATGCGTCACCACCACGGCGACGTGACCTCAGTACTCATGGATACCGCCACACTGGATCGTCACCATAGTCTGTGCGTTCCTGATCCGCACCCGCAGGCAGGTCGCTTGACCCGGCTGACAGCAGCGGAGGAGCAGACGCGTACTGCTCTGCTCGACCGCGGGGGAGTGCGTTTGGAGCAGGAGCGCATCGCCTGGGACTGGGCCGAGCCTCACCTGCGTGCCGCCGTAGTCGCCGTCGGTGCATCGGCGGGCGAGTACCGAGCGGATCATTACGACGATTCGTCCCAGAGGGTGATCTAG
- a CDS encoding ATP-binding protein gives MPDLFDALDAADPAVAEPAPGQYRLAEMQLINWGTFTDHHVISVPRRGLLLTGESGSGKSSILDAMTAIMVPPGEARFNAAASGTTTGDRERGLMSYVRGAYRKQSDDETQEIRTAHLRTGPTCSAISMTWTNGAPVGAGEHTAVTTVSAVRVFHVKGSSLSAQDLSSAFVLLDGPIDLTEWVPLIHRGINARRITSAFPSAQVSGRYPNFGAALRRRLGIGTLTAQRLLHRALAAKSLNSLDALLRTFMLDEPDTFNLADTAVEQFVQLRAAHAAVVDARKQVEVLDPLRQDWKRREAAQRTRDRARHHQDLLPVYEARVSREEAQHELERIHARRTDLDAQLMQLRADLEANEADQQTMRDAIIQGGGGRLTDAENALEAAEADLDRRRRAHRDYADQLAQLEVDPPASRAEHARVTRVLQEEADHLAAVQDADRLAEPIARRAEADARLSALRQELSSLARRRSRIDSRRSELRDRLADTIGQPPAALPYAGELADITAPQWAGALERLMGGFARTLVVPEALFEQVARLINDQHLGMRLEFVRADLTDTRVESTDPRAAARKLAVAPGRFEKWMRAELSRRFPHVCVDDVAELSAHRRALTIQGLVKGGSRHIKDDRFRIDDTSRWVIGTRNEELVEELRGRLARAEQDRERAQQRIASLEEERRERVRRANAYTRVAAVGWEEIDVAAGQERAARLRAELDTLRNALESADKELAPLRRRHEQLREQGRILHAELEESLATRGSLEEAARRCERTISDAEQLLAGRELTQTEAQELQERLRAHGRTLNRASIGRLVGLVRQDLQTEERRAQGALGAAENRLLRQQRLYAQQWPGRAVNLVPDDVASVPDFLLLLDQLRSDRLPEFEERFHKLLAEQSQNNLGQLAFRIQGSDRQVRKRITPVNESLAATPFDREKQHWLRIETRSCRSGEVTEFLADLKAITEGAFNRDDAAGAEARFGRMNALLERLGSAETTDRSWRRRVLDTRLHITFVAVEYDDSGAMIDVYEGSGGRSGGQGQKLVTFCLAAALRYQLADAGAQAPRYGTVALDEAFDKTDVNFTRASLEVFDSFRFQLVLATPLKMLQVIGPHVGGAATVSNPTGRDSQIGQILIEDGAPAEDGKS, from the coding sequence ATGCCTGATCTCTTCGACGCCCTCGATGCCGCCGATCCCGCCGTGGCAGAACCGGCGCCCGGACAGTACCGACTCGCCGAGATGCAGCTGATCAACTGGGGCACCTTCACCGACCACCATGTGATCTCCGTGCCGCGGCGCGGCCTGCTGCTGACCGGCGAGTCCGGGTCGGGCAAGTCCTCCATCCTGGATGCCATGACCGCCATCATGGTGCCCCCTGGCGAGGCGCGTTTCAACGCCGCCGCCTCCGGCACCACCACCGGGGACCGTGAACGCGGCCTGATGTCCTATGTGCGCGGCGCCTACCGCAAACAGTCCGACGACGAGACCCAGGAGATCCGCACCGCCCACCTGCGCACCGGCCCCACCTGCTCGGCCATCTCCATGACCTGGACCAATGGCGCGCCTGTCGGCGCCGGGGAGCACACAGCCGTTACCACCGTCAGTGCCGTACGCGTGTTCCACGTCAAGGGCTCCTCCCTGTCCGCACAAGACCTGTCCAGCGCCTTCGTGCTACTGGACGGCCCGATCGACCTGACCGAGTGGGTCCCGCTGATCCACCGGGGTATCAACGCCCGGCGCATCACCAGTGCCTTCCCCAGCGCCCAGGTATCCGGCCGCTACCCGAACTTCGGTGCTGCCCTGCGCCGCCGACTGGGTATCGGCACGCTTACCGCGCAGCGGCTGCTGCACCGCGCCCTGGCCGCTAAGTCGTTGAACTCGCTGGATGCGCTGCTGCGTACTTTCATGCTGGACGAGCCCGACACCTTCAACCTGGCCGATACCGCGGTGGAGCAGTTCGTCCAGCTGCGGGCTGCCCACGCCGCCGTGGTTGACGCCCGCAAACAGGTGGAGGTGCTAGACCCGCTGCGCCAGGACTGGAAACGTCGCGAGGCCGCCCAACGCACCCGTGACCGGGCCCGACATCACCAGGACCTGCTGCCCGTGTACGAGGCTCGCGTCAGCCGCGAGGAGGCTCAGCACGAGCTGGAGCGCATCCACGCCCGGCGCACCGACCTGGACGCCCAGCTAATGCAGCTGCGAGCCGACCTGGAGGCCAACGAGGCCGATCAGCAGACCATGCGCGATGCGATCATCCAGGGTGGTGGCGGCAGACTCACCGATGCGGAGAACGCCCTGGAGGCAGCCGAGGCCGATCTAGATCGCAGGCGGCGGGCCCACCGAGACTACGCGGATCAGCTGGCGCAGCTGGAGGTGGATCCGCCCGCCAGCCGCGCCGAGCACGCCCGCGTCACCCGCGTACTGCAGGAGGAGGCCGACCATCTCGCCGCGGTCCAGGACGCGGACCGCCTGGCCGAACCGATTGCCCGACGCGCCGAGGCCGACGCCCGGCTGAGTGCGCTCAGGCAGGAACTGTCCTCGCTGGCTCGCCGCCGCTCCCGCATCGACTCTCGCCGCAGCGAACTGCGCGACCGCCTGGCCGACACCATCGGGCAGCCGCCGGCCGCACTGCCCTATGCCGGTGAGCTCGCCGATATCACCGCCCCGCAATGGGCCGGCGCACTGGAGCGGCTCATGGGCGGATTCGCCCGCACCCTGGTGGTTCCTGAGGCACTGTTCGAACAGGTCGCGCGGCTCATCAACGACCAGCACCTGGGGATGCGCCTGGAGTTCGTACGCGCTGACCTGACCGACACCCGTGTGGAGTCGACCGATCCGCGGGCCGCGGCACGCAAGCTCGCCGTCGCCCCGGGACGTTTCGAGAAGTGGATGCGCGCCGAGCTGTCGCGGCGCTTCCCGCATGTGTGCGTCGACGACGTCGCCGAACTGTCCGCACACCGCCGGGCCCTGACCATCCAGGGGCTGGTGAAGGGCGGTTCCCGGCACATCAAGGACGACCGTTTCCGCATTGACGACACCTCCCGTTGGGTGATCGGCACTCGCAACGAGGAGCTGGTGGAGGAGCTGCGCGGGCGTCTGGCCCGGGCCGAGCAGGATCGTGAGCGGGCACAGCAGCGAATCGCCTCCCTGGAGGAAGAGCGCCGCGAACGTGTGCGGCGCGCCAATGCCTACACGCGCGTTGCCGCGGTCGGTTGGGAGGAGATCGACGTTGCCGCAGGCCAGGAGCGTGCCGCCCGCCTGCGTGCCGAACTGGACACGCTACGCAATGCCCTGGAATCGGCGGACAAGGAACTAGCGCCCCTACGCCGTCGTCATGAGCAGTTGCGTGAACAGGGACGTATCCTGCACGCCGAACTCGAGGAGAGCCTGGCCACGCGGGGGAGCCTGGAGGAGGCGGCGCGCCGCTGCGAGCGGACCATCTCCGACGCCGAGCAGCTGCTGGCCGGACGTGAACTGACCCAGACTGAGGCGCAGGAGCTGCAAGAGCGACTGCGTGCGCATGGACGCACCCTGAACCGGGCGAGCATCGGCAGACTCGTCGGTCTTGTCCGCCAGGACCTGCAAACCGAGGAGAGACGCGCCCAAGGCGCCCTCGGCGCCGCCGAGAACCGGCTCCTGCGCCAGCAGCGCCTGTACGCGCAGCAGTGGCCCGGCCGCGCCGTCAACCTGGTGCCCGACGACGTCGCCTCGGTCCCCGACTTCCTGCTGCTGCTCGACCAGTTGCGCTCCGACCGACTGCCGGAGTTCGAGGAGCGCTTCCACAAGCTGCTGGCGGAACAGTCGCAGAACAACCTGGGGCAGCTGGCCTTCCGAATCCAGGGCTCCGACCGCCAGGTGCGTAAACGCATCACGCCGGTCAACGAGTCGCTGGCCGCCACCCCCTTCGACCGCGAGAAGCAGCACTGGCTGCGCATCGAGACGCGCTCATGCCGCTCCGGGGAGGTGACGGAGTTCCTCGCCGACCTCAAGGCCATAACCGAGGGCGCCTTCAACCGGGATGATGCCGCCGGAGCCGAGGCACGCTTCGGAAGGATGAACGCCCTGCTCGAGCGGCTCGGCTCCGCCGAGACCACGGACCGCAGCTGGCGGCGTCGAGTGCTAGACACGCGCCTGCACATCACCTTCGTGGCCGTCGAGTACGACGACTCCGGCGCCATGATCGACGTCTACGAGGGCAGTGGCGGCCGCTCCGGCGGGCAGGGGCAGAAGCTGGTCACCTTCTGCCTGGCAGCGGCGCTGCGCTACCAGTTGGCCGATGCCGGCGCGCAGGCGCCCCGCTACGGGACCGTCGCCCTGGACGAGGCCTTCGACAAAACCGACGTGAACTTCACCCGGGCGAGCCTGGAGGTCTTTGACTCCTTCCGTTTCCAGCTCGTGCTGGCCACCCCGTTGAAGATGCTGCAAGTGATTGGCCCGCACGTGGGCGGTGCCGCCACCGTATCCAACCCCACCGGACGCGACTCGCAGATCGGACAAATCCTCATTGAGGACGGCGCCCCCGCCGAGGACGGGAAGAGCTGA
- a CDS encoding DUF4194 domain-containing protein, translating to MTMPTDDVDTPTAMSAVAEPEAAASEASAADDTQLADALWPGDTGTLPAEVRAVLVRLVQGPYVSQSTAPNLWATLVAHERIIRSRLADLFLDLAVDLDEEIAFARNADIDGAGPGLMRKVTLSFADTALLLHLRHLLLRAAAAGERAYVGMEEMVDNLSQYRDPGDTDLALVARRARAAVKRMVDYKILTPLEADDRYEIMPILALIVTPDVVAGLEAEYLAARGQRAEETGDREDTAADEGFGQAVAQAPADGETTDA from the coding sequence ATGACCATGCCCACGGACGACGTCGACACCCCGACTGCCATGTCCGCTGTGGCAGAACCCGAAGCCGCCGCCTCTGAGGCATCGGCCGCAGACGACACCCAGTTGGCCGACGCCCTGTGGCCCGGGGACACCGGCACCCTGCCAGCCGAGGTCCGCGCCGTGCTGGTGCGCCTGGTGCAGGGCCCCTACGTCTCCCAGAGCACCGCTCCCAACCTGTGGGCCACACTAGTCGCCCATGAGCGCATCATCCGTTCCCGCTTGGCAGACCTCTTCCTGGACCTGGCTGTGGATCTGGATGAGGAGATCGCCTTCGCCCGCAACGCCGATATCGACGGTGCCGGACCGGGACTCATGCGCAAGGTGACACTCAGCTTCGCCGACACCGCCCTGCTGTTGCACCTACGTCACCTACTGCTGCGCGCCGCGGCGGCGGGGGAGCGCGCCTATGTGGGCATGGAGGAGATGGTCGACAACCTGTCCCAATACCGCGACCCCGGGGATACGGACCTCGCCCTGGTGGCCAGGCGCGCCCGTGCCGCCGTCAAACGCATGGTGGACTACAAGATCCTCACCCCGCTGGAGGCGGACGACCGCTACGAGATCATGCCGATCCTCGCCCTGATCGTCACCCCCGACGTCGTGGCCGGGCTCGAGGCCGAGTACCTGGCGGCCCGCGGTCAACGGGCGGAGGAGACCGGTGACCGGGAGGACACGGCAGCCGACGAGGGCTTTGGACAGGCCGTCGCGCAGGCACCAGCCGATGGGGAGACGACCGATGCCTGA
- a CDS encoding DUF3375 domain-containing protein: MSAVTMALALQRLREQSPILALMRQETMPVVAAELATYLGGEDRSLPAAELYELIDADLEELRRQGFELDRTARAYCADWLRSGLLIRHPAPAGRGEVFELSPAGHDAIRFLEKLAEPRSTVTESRLTMIMDELERLAHDTDDSLGSRLSALEAERRRIDERIARTRAGDFAPADPRVAAARLMDVMRDARDVPADFARVRQSMASLNRRLRQDLIEDDSPQGDVLEDVFLGVDRIHDSPEGRSFDAFYGLVMDAESGSRFTDAVDALAARPLTEHVPAGTMAYLSDYLLRLQEESLDVSRTMGNFSRSLRQFVQSRQFEAYRELGERLRAAQHAGVEAAGSLRLLDRMEWQMELTTASLRSVGRLALHVPSEVEAPRQVTTRRGTAVDWQTLHALVRESEIDFEELRANVARTLRARGPATIGQVLAQYPATQGLASVVGLYVLGTRHGRPTGKDEHVSWRQGEAMVAARVTSTYRFENPEPFEEPR, from the coding sequence ATGTCTGCGGTGACCATGGCGTTGGCGCTGCAGCGCCTGCGTGAGCAGTCGCCGATTCTGGCACTCATGCGCCAAGAGACGATGCCCGTTGTAGCCGCAGAGTTGGCCACCTATTTGGGCGGGGAGGATCGGAGCCTACCCGCCGCCGAGCTTTACGAGCTCATCGATGCCGACCTGGAGGAACTACGCCGCCAGGGTTTCGAACTTGACCGCACCGCCCGTGCGTACTGCGCCGACTGGCTGCGCTCCGGCCTGCTGATAAGGCACCCGGCCCCGGCTGGGCGCGGCGAGGTTTTTGAGCTCTCGCCCGCTGGACATGACGCCATCCGCTTCCTGGAGAAGCTGGCCGAACCACGCTCCACCGTCACCGAATCGCGCCTGACCATGATCATGGACGAGCTGGAGCGTCTGGCGCACGACACCGACGACTCCCTCGGCTCCCGCCTGTCCGCCCTGGAAGCGGAGCGTAGACGCATTGATGAGCGCATCGCCCGCACTCGGGCCGGTGACTTCGCACCCGCCGATCCGCGGGTGGCGGCCGCCAGACTGATGGATGTGATGCGCGACGCCCGCGATGTTCCGGCCGACTTCGCACGCGTGCGCCAGTCCATGGCCTCCCTCAACCGCCGCCTGCGTCAGGACCTCATTGAGGACGACTCCCCGCAAGGTGACGTACTTGAAGATGTCTTCTTGGGTGTGGACCGCATTCACGACAGCCCCGAGGGCCGGTCCTTCGATGCCTTCTACGGCCTGGTCATGGACGCCGAGTCGGGCAGCCGCTTCACCGACGCCGTCGACGCCCTCGCCGCACGGCCGCTTACCGAGCACGTGCCCGCGGGCACCATGGCCTACCTGAGCGACTACCTGCTGCGGCTGCAGGAGGAATCCCTGGACGTGTCTCGCACCATGGGCAACTTCTCCCGCTCCCTGCGCCAGTTCGTCCAGTCCCGGCAGTTCGAGGCCTACCGAGAACTGGGGGAGAGGCTGCGTGCCGCCCAACATGCCGGCGTGGAGGCGGCCGGCTCCCTGAGGCTGCTGGACCGCATGGAATGGCAGATGGAGTTGACGACGGCGAGCCTGCGCTCGGTGGGGCGCCTGGCCCTGCACGTGCCCTCCGAGGTGGAGGCGCCCCGGCAGGTCACCACCCGCCGCGGTACCGCCGTGGACTGGCAGACGCTGCACGCCCTGGTGCGCGAATCCGAGATCGACTTCGAGGAGCTACGCGCCAATGTGGCCCGGACCCTGCGCGCCCGCGGTCCGGCCACCATCGGCCAGGTGCTCGCCCAGTACCCCGCCACTCAGGGGCTGGCCTCCGTGGTCGGCCTGTATGTGCTTGGAACCCGTCACGGGAGGCCAACCGGTAAGGACGAGCACGTCTCGTGGCGGCAGGGGGAGGCGATGGTTGCGGCCCGCGTCACCAGCACTTACCGTTTTGAAAACCCCGAGCCCTTCGAGGAGCCGCGATGA
- a CDS encoding ISAs1 family transposase, which produces MSSSTTPALSRQPLTGVFATVPDPRDRRGCRHRLDVVLALAAVGVLAGCRTLLAIWEHAQDLTGGQLQQLGLPQDRGIPSESTIRRALAGLDADDLDARIASWVLTRTGTIDGRRIIAVDGKTMRGAKPKNNNSGDGDDGGGGVPHLLAALDQGTGAVVAQQRVADKTSEIPALKQLLAPHDLTGAVVTADALHTQTDTAQWIRDRGADYLLTVKNNQPGLKAKLKALPWKDVPAVSGVDTSHGRRVRRTIKAVATPDWIEFPGAAQVLQVRRTRTTTKHQPDGSKKSKRTTEVVYLVCSIPPEQAPPEQVAAWIQGHWAIENRLHWVRDVTYDEDRHQLRTGSGPQVMATLRNLAISLIRTIYDDPATTSIASANRAMTRRPTKAIKLLTTP; this is translated from the coding sequence GTGTCATCATCCACCACTCCTGCCTTGTCGCGCCAGCCCCTGACAGGGGTGTTCGCCACTGTCCCGGACCCGCGTGATCGGCGCGGGTGCCGTCACCGACTCGATGTGGTGCTGGCTTTGGCGGCGGTGGGGGTGCTGGCCGGCTGCCGCACCCTGCTGGCGATCTGGGAGCACGCCCAGGACCTGACCGGCGGCCAACTACAGCAGCTGGGACTACCACAAGACCGGGGCATCCCGTCGGAGTCGACGATCCGCCGCGCCCTGGCCGGCCTGGACGCCGACGACCTTGACGCTCGGATCGCCTCGTGGGTGCTCACCCGCACCGGCACCATCGACGGACGCAGGATTATCGCGGTGGACGGCAAGACCATGCGCGGCGCCAAACCCAAGAACAACAACAGCGGAGACGGTGATGATGGTGGCGGTGGGGTGCCGCACCTGCTGGCGGCGCTGGACCAGGGCACCGGGGCGGTGGTGGCCCAGCAGCGCGTGGCCGACAAGACCAGTGAGATACCCGCCCTGAAACAGCTGCTGGCGCCCCATGACCTTACCGGCGCGGTCGTGACTGCTGACGCACTGCACACCCAGACCGACACAGCGCAGTGGATACGCGACCGGGGCGCCGACTACCTGCTGACGGTCAAGAACAACCAGCCCGGCCTCAAAGCCAAGCTCAAGGCCCTGCCCTGGAAGGACGTCCCCGCCGTGTCGGGGGTTGACACCTCCCACGGTAGACGGGTGCGCCGCACCATCAAAGCCGTGGCAACGCCGGACTGGATTGAGTTTCCCGGGGCGGCCCAAGTACTACAGGTACGCCGCACCCGCACCACCACCAAGCACCAGCCCGACGGCAGCAAGAAGTCCAAGCGCACCACCGAGGTCGTCTACCTGGTCTGCTCCATACCGCCCGAGCAGGCCCCGCCCGAGCAAGTCGCCGCCTGGATACAAGGCCACTGGGCGATAGAAAACCGACTCCACTGGGTACGGGACGTGACCTATGACGAGGACCGCCACCAACTGCGCACCGGCTCCGGGCCGCAGGTGATGGCCACCCTGCGGAACCTGGCCATAAGCCTGATCCGCACCATCTACGACGACCCGGCCACCACCAGCATCGCCTCAGCCAACCGGGCCATGACACGAAGACCCACCAAAGCCATCAAACTCCTAACAACCCCCTAA
- a CDS encoding ABC transporter permease — protein sequence MNLVKAELLKLMTLPSVWVASALAFIVPVGLAWLSASTVHRALSTSDTSSLVSASTADAGFGQMTYGTIGIVVLGVVAMSSEYARTAQNVGASRQVTTTMVGGPKRMQTIASKLAVLAVWTVGLVIVTLPSSLAVSKVVLGDYATDPDGELLRKAVGVVLYWLSMALLSYAFTSVTRNGALSLIVLVANSSVVSFSLLISQLTDAARYLPDTAGVSMFLTDTPISSPLQPASAMFVTFGWLIASVLTASWCWVRRDA from the coding sequence ATGAACCTGGTAAAGGCTGAGCTGCTGAAGCTAATGACATTGCCATCGGTCTGGGTCGCGTCCGCGCTCGCGTTCATTGTGCCGGTTGGTTTGGCGTGGCTGAGCGCGAGCACTGTTCACCGTGCACTGAGTACCAGTGATACGTCCAGTCTTGTAAGTGCTTCCACTGCGGACGCGGGATTCGGCCAAATGACTTACGGCACGATCGGAATCGTTGTGCTCGGAGTAGTCGCGATGTCCAGTGAGTATGCGAGGACGGCTCAGAACGTCGGAGCAAGTCGCCAAGTGACCACGACCATGGTTGGCGGACCGAAGCGAATGCAGACAATTGCCTCCAAACTCGCAGTTCTTGCGGTTTGGACTGTAGGGCTTGTAATAGTGACGCTTCCAAGTTCATTGGCTGTTTCCAAGGTCGTGCTGGGAGACTATGCAACAGATCCGGATGGTGAGTTGCTCCGGAAAGCGGTCGGTGTTGTGTTGTATTGGCTGTCTATGGCGCTGTTGTCCTATGCGTTCACGTCCGTGACGCGCAATGGGGCTTTGTCCCTGATTGTGCTTGTCGCTAATAGTTCTGTGGTGTCTTTCAGCTTATTGATTTCGCAGCTAACCGATGCGGCGCGATATTTACCGGACACCGCGGGTGTGTCGATGTTTCTTACCGACACACCGATATCATCGCCGCTTCAACCCGCCTCGGCGATGTTCGTAACGTTTGGTTGGCTGATCGCATCTGTGCTGACAGCTTCTTGGTGCTGGGTTAGGAGGGACGCATAG
- a CDS encoding ABC transporter ATP-binding protein: MIVVDEVVKRHGSRTVLHDVSFTAKAGKVTGFVGPNGAGKSSTLRILLGLDRANSGRATVDGKNYRDLRNPLRIVGSMLDGAGANPTRTARAHLSWVATSNKIAASRVAEVLDQVGLSEASGRRVGTYSLGMGQRLGLATALLGDPEYLILDEPVNGLDPEGVRWIRRLLRAHADRGGTVLLSSHLMSELAEIADDVVMISGGRVTADGPLSEFTAAYGNLEDAFFAHMRSAESP; the protein is encoded by the coding sequence ATGATCGTAGTTGACGAGGTGGTGAAGCGCCATGGTTCCCGGACTGTATTACACGACGTGTCGTTCACGGCTAAGGCAGGAAAGGTGACCGGATTCGTCGGGCCTAACGGTGCTGGCAAGTCTTCAACGCTGCGTATACTCCTTGGACTCGACCGTGCGAACTCGGGCAGGGCGACTGTTGACGGGAAGAACTACCGAGACTTACGGAACCCGTTAAGAATAGTAGGTTCGATGCTCGACGGTGCCGGAGCCAATCCGACGCGCACCGCCCGTGCACATCTGAGCTGGGTTGCCACCAGCAACAAGATTGCGGCAAGCCGAGTAGCTGAGGTGCTTGATCAGGTGGGGTTAAGCGAGGCATCCGGTCGTCGTGTAGGGACGTATTCGCTTGGGATGGGACAGAGACTGGGGCTCGCCACTGCGCTACTAGGCGATCCCGAATACCTGATTCTCGACGAACCGGTGAATGGGCTTGACCCAGAAGGGGTTAGATGGATACGCCGCCTGCTACGCGCACATGCGGATCGGGGAGGCACCGTCTTGCTGTCATCGCACCTGATGAGCGAGCTGGCGGAGATAGCAGATGATGTTGTCATGATATCCGGAGGTCGTGTCACCGCCGACGGCCCACTCTCCGAGTTTACGGCGGCGTACGGGAATCTTGAGGACGCGTTTTTTGCCCATATGCGAAGTGCGGAGTCCCCATGA
- a CDS encoding sensor histidine kinase, with product MYRSGPHGVLARAVAALAVAGIVVTGPDDRGGSTTPVVLATALAAVVWAVVVRSRDRANHYRLARARAVADAARTERLRLAENLHDLVSHRLAGITLHASTEPLLDEAGTRRALRDIESSARAATADMRQLLATLRSADEASLSPSSCCASDPQGWRDEVLSWRQAGLNVQVSESATPIYGANVKRILTSVVREALANVARHAGHVRVRVQVSREDDNLQVTVYNDVPEPGRHSSVGGGTGLATLARRCHELGGTLVTTEVGNGFLVEAIIPDPGGSRP from the coding sequence ATGTATCGCTCCGGCCCTCATGGAGTCTTAGCCCGTGCGGTAGCCGCCCTAGCGGTTGCCGGGATCGTCGTCACGGGACCGGACGACCGTGGGGGTAGCACCACCCCGGTGGTGTTGGCGACCGCCCTCGCAGCTGTGGTCTGGGCCGTTGTGGTTAGAAGCCGTGATCGTGCGAACCACTATCGTCTGGCTCGCGCACGTGCCGTCGCCGATGCTGCACGTACAGAGCGTCTCCGCCTCGCAGAGAACCTCCACGATCTGGTTTCACATCGACTCGCAGGGATTACTTTGCATGCGAGCACTGAGCCGTTGCTCGACGAGGCCGGTACGCGCCGGGCACTGAGGGACATTGAGAGCAGTGCACGTGCCGCGACTGCAGACATGCGGCAACTCCTCGCAACGCTGCGTTCGGCGGATGAGGCGTCGCTGTCGCCCTCCTCATGCTGTGCTTCCGATCCGCAGGGCTGGCGCGATGAAGTGCTTTCGTGGCGGCAGGCAGGCTTGAATGTCCAGGTATCCGAGAGCGCTACTCCGATCTACGGCGCCAATGTCAAGCGGATACTTACCTCGGTTGTTCGGGAGGCTCTGGCCAACGTCGCCCGACACGCCGGTCACGTACGAGTTCGCGTCCAGGTCTCCCGCGAAGACGATAATTTGCAGGTGACGGTTTACAACGATGTGCCTGAGCCGGGGAGACACTCGTCTGTCGGAGGAGGAACAGGACTCGCTACACTGGCACGCCGTTGTCACGAATTGGGAGGGACACTTGTGACCACCGAGGTCGGGAACGGCTTCCTTGTGGAGGCGATAATTCCGGACCCAGGCGGGAGTCGGCCATGA